TTCACGATCAATCCTGCGGCCAAAATCGTTTTGATCGGCCGCAGGTCCGAACTCAAGAGAGGAATCATGTCCATGGCCTCATCAACGGTTGTTCTGGCAGCGGCGGTTGCGCTGTCGCAGGAGATCCTTGCACCGGGTCCGGCTGGAGATCTGAGCGGAACTTTCACGCGTGTGAGAGACCCGTCCGCTCCCGTCGTGCTCATCATTCCGGGTTCCGGCCCGACCGACCGGGACGGCAATAGCAGGCTCGGGATTCAGGCGGGATCCTACCGCCTGCTTGCGGAAGGACTGGCCGCCCGGGGCATTTCCTCGGTTCGGATCGATAAGCGAGGCATGTTCGGGAGTGCCGGCGCTGCCGCCGACGCAAATGCCGTGACGGTCGACGACTATGTCGCCGACGTGCGATCCTGGACAAGGTCCATCGCGGCCGAAACCGGCAGAGACTGTGTCTGGCTTCTCGGCCATAGCGAAGGCGGGCTCGTGGCGCTGGCCGCCGCTCAGGTAGAGCCATCCATCTGCGGCCTCATTCTCATCGCCACGCCAGGCCGTCCCATGGGTGAGGTGCTGAAGGAGCAGCTTGCGGCCAATCCTGCCAATGCCGCTTTCCTCGGACAAGCCAATACCGCCATCGATATGCTGGCTTCGGGAAAGCGGGTCGGGGCCGGCAGTCTGCCGGAGCCTCTGCGCCCTTTGTTCGCACCGGCTCTGCAGGATTTCCTCGCCAGCGTGTTTCGCCTGGATCCTGCCAAGCTGATTGGAAGCCTTGCAAAGCCGATACTGATCCTACAGGGCGACCGCGATCTTCAGGTCGGCGTGGGTGACGCGGAAAGACTGAAGGCCGCTGCCGGAAAGGCGATGCTTGTCCTGCTTCCCGGCGTCAACCATGTCTTGAAAGCCGTTCCGCCGAACGATCCCACGCAGAATCTTACGAGCTATGCCGATCCCGACCTGCCTCTCGCCGCGGGGATCGTCGACGCCATCCGGACATTGATCTCGGCAAAGCCCGAACGCGATGATTTGTGACGGAGCTTTGACCGCCGGCGAAAGCCGGCCCGAGAAAGGGCCGGTCATCCCGCCATGCAAAGGTCCGTCTGATCGGCCTTAGCGATTGCCCATCCGCTGGCGGTGGACGAGTTCCAGCGAGCGATCGTCCCGGATGATATAGGTCTCCTCATAGCGCGTTCCGTCGGCATAGAAACTGTGGGAGAGTGTGCT
The sequence above is a segment of the Rhizobium sp. SSA_523 genome. Coding sequences within it:
- a CDS encoding alpha/beta hydrolase; translated protein: MASSTVVLAAAVALSQEILAPGPAGDLSGTFTRVRDPSAPVVLIIPGSGPTDRDGNSRLGIQAGSYRLLAEGLAARGISSVRIDKRGMFGSAGAAADANAVTVDDYVADVRSWTRSIAAETGRDCVWLLGHSEGGLVALAAAQVEPSICGLILIATPGRPMGEVLKEQLAANPANAAFLGQANTAIDMLASGKRVGAGSLPEPLRPLFAPALQDFLASVFRLDPAKLIGSLAKPILILQGDRDLQVGVGDAERLKAAAGKAMLVLLPGVNHVLKAVPPNDPTQNLTSYADPDLPLAAGIVDAIRTLISAKPERDDL